A DNA window from Caulobacter mirabilis contains the following coding sequences:
- a CDS encoding S8 family peptidase, which translates to MRREAHSEVADFSPDARYVLDVELWDIRPRQLMTRHIGQIENLLSSFGGEISDKYLGRSVTLLRIVAPGGAVRALLERPEVRQLDLPPQPDPAVGDLLDLGIGDFPQAPILAENPAQVAVLDSGFHSVHPLIAAAAGESIGVPEDLGADDIYGHGTRVAGIAVYGDLRTPAEARLFEPQVRVHSAKVVTDRGEFHDRILVTTQMRTAIEHFHREHGCRVFNISLGDRRLVFDGNSIGSWPAIIDEIARDLNVVIVVSAGNLQYTSPLGPEPHLENYPRYLLEENSRILEPANAAIAITVGSISHAAAVPPEDYYGVALRPIAPIDAPSPFTRRGPGIQGSTKPDFVDYGGNLTFDGATQRVTDSYPHNSIFCLHNNYLDRLFTTAIGTSYAAPRVAYKAALVSRAFPEGSANLTRALLGNSATIPVIAEEIIHPLEPNAVENIYGLGIPDLSRSIYSEDSRVVLYADSDIQPDQFLIYEVPIIDDFVSVKGDRTISVTLAFDPPTRHTRSDYLGNRMSFRLIRGASLDEVTEHFRRRVGEDEPVPEMPQRNNCALLPGPSKRDIGTLQRGTFTIKRNPSHDYGDTYYLVVRCEKRWAAEEAQKFSLVVEIAHPNVGDLYARVAQRVQVRPRVRL; encoded by the coding sequence TTGCGACGCGAAGCGCATAGCGAAGTCGCAGATTTTTCGCCCGATGCCCGCTACGTCCTTGATGTTGAACTGTGGGATATCAGACCTCGTCAACTAATGACGCGCCATATAGGTCAAATAGAAAACTTGCTCTCGTCCTTTGGTGGCGAAATATCTGACAAGTATCTAGGAAGATCCGTTACACTACTCAGAATCGTGGCGCCAGGAGGCGCAGTGCGCGCCCTCTTGGAGCGGCCGGAAGTTCGGCAACTGGATCTACCGCCGCAGCCCGATCCGGCAGTAGGAGACCTTCTGGATCTTGGGATAGGGGATTTTCCACAAGCACCCATACTCGCGGAAAATCCTGCGCAGGTAGCCGTGCTAGACAGCGGCTTCCACTCAGTACACCCACTCATTGCCGCAGCAGCCGGCGAAAGCATTGGCGTTCCGGAAGATCTCGGAGCTGATGATATCTATGGGCATGGCACCCGCGTCGCCGGAATTGCCGTCTATGGCGACCTACGAACGCCTGCGGAAGCACGCCTCTTCGAACCCCAGGTACGAGTACATAGCGCAAAGGTGGTAACGGACCGGGGTGAGTTTCACGACCGCATCCTCGTGACCACCCAGATGCGAACGGCAATAGAACACTTTCATAGAGAACATGGATGCAGAGTATTTAACATTTCACTCGGAGATAGACGCCTTGTATTCGACGGAAACAGCATCGGATCATGGCCAGCCATAATCGACGAAATAGCACGGGATCTTAATGTTGTAATCGTAGTATCTGCTGGAAATTTGCAATATACATCACCGCTTGGCCCGGAGCCGCATCTAGAAAACTATCCACGCTATCTTTTGGAGGAAAATAGCCGGATACTTGAGCCCGCCAACGCCGCAATTGCCATTACGGTTGGGTCCATCTCCCATGCAGCAGCGGTTCCCCCTGAAGACTATTATGGAGTAGCCCTACGCCCCATCGCTCCAATCGATGCCCCATCGCCATTCACGCGCAGAGGGCCAGGGATCCAAGGGAGCACAAAGCCCGATTTCGTCGATTATGGGGGAAACTTAACTTTCGACGGGGCGACTCAACGGGTTACTGATTCATACCCACACAACAGCATTTTCTGCCTGCATAATAACTATCTAGATCGTCTATTCACGACGGCAATTGGCACATCTTACGCAGCACCACGAGTCGCCTATAAAGCGGCACTTGTTTCACGGGCCTTCCCGGAAGGCTCCGCCAATCTGACGCGTGCGCTACTTGGAAACTCAGCAACGATACCGGTGATTGCTGAAGAGATTATTCATCCTTTAGAGCCGAACGCCGTTGAGAATATATATGGACTTGGCATTCCAGACCTATCTAGGTCAATATATTCTGAAGATTCTAGAGTAGTTCTATATGCGGATTCAGATATTCAGCCTGATCAATTTTTGATCTACGAAGTTCCCATCATCGATGATTTTGTATCGGTGAAGGGAGATCGTACGATTTCTGTAACGCTTGCCTTTGATCCACCTACGCGACACACTAGAAGCGACTATCTGGGAAACCGGATGTCATTTCGCCTCATCCGCGGAGCGTCTCTCGACGAAGTAACTGAGCATTTCCGGCGCCGCGTCGGTGAAGATGAACCCGTTCCCGAAATGCCCCAAAGAAACAATTGCGCACTGCTTCCAGGCCCCTCGAAAAGAGACATCGGGACGCTTCAGCGTGGAACTTTTACGATTAAGAGAAATCCTTCTCACGACTACGGAGATACTTACTATCTCGTCGTTAGATGTGAAAAACGGTGGGCTGCGGAAGAGGCTCAGAAATTTTCTTTGGTCGTAGAGATTGCACACCCCAACGTTGGCGATCTTTACGCTCGCGTGGCTCAGCGTGTCCAAGTCCGCCCGCGCGTTCGACTGTAA
- a CDS encoding AAA family ATPase — translation MSQQKMTRGDLLRKLFASYQDPQQFQKFADILIGEEESRNNRAFATALRKALASARAVAAPSLAPKPSLSALPREPDKGFGLAEITSGTHKTPKDIVLSSKNSSAFRRILNEFRKGDLIRKHGLPVISKILFVGPPGCGKTLAAELLAKQVSLPLVTVRLDTLVSSYLGETSANLRRIFEFADSTPCVLFLDEFDAVARSRSDENEHGELRRVVNSLLQLIDRFGGKGFLVAATNHEDKLDSAVWRRFDEIIFFDKPGDEEISQLLKMKLKNFPTTFAPPSKASQFLGFSHAEIERVCQNAIKATLLEGKRELSEPLLDYAITLEKTRREVVTRVSHNSIPGE, via the coding sequence GTGAGCCAGCAGAAAATGACAAGAGGGGACCTCTTGAGGAAGCTCTTCGCTTCCTATCAAGACCCTCAGCAATTTCAGAAATTTGCGGATATTCTAATTGGTGAGGAAGAATCTCGGAACAATCGGGCATTCGCAACCGCGCTAAGGAAAGCCCTGGCGTCCGCTCGTGCCGTCGCGGCTCCTTCATTGGCGCCCAAACCGTCTTTGAGCGCACTACCTCGCGAGCCAGACAAGGGTTTTGGTCTTGCTGAGATTACCAGCGGCACGCACAAGACGCCCAAAGATATAGTACTTAGTTCGAAAAATAGTTCTGCCTTTCGACGAATTCTGAACGAATTCCGGAAGGGAGACCTCATTCGAAAGCATGGCCTACCTGTAATATCCAAAATTCTCTTTGTTGGCCCACCGGGATGCGGGAAGACGCTGGCAGCTGAACTATTGGCCAAGCAGGTTTCCCTCCCATTAGTGACAGTTCGACTCGATACTCTGGTATCATCCTATCTTGGGGAAACTTCGGCTAACCTGAGAAGGATATTTGAATTTGCGGACAGTACGCCATGCGTTCTGTTCCTTGACGAATTCGACGCCGTTGCGCGCAGCCGGAGCGATGAGAATGAGCACGGCGAGTTGCGACGTGTAGTGAATAGCCTTTTGCAACTGATCGATAGATTTGGTGGCAAAGGATTTCTCGTAGCCGCCACAAATCATGAAGACAAACTCGATTCCGCAGTATGGAGGAGATTCGATGAGATCATCTTCTTCGACAAACCCGGAGATGAAGAAATTTCTCAACTTCTGAAAATGAAGTTGAAGAATTTTCCCACTACCTTCGCGCCCCCCTCGAAAGCCTCTCAGTTTCTGGGCTTTTCCCATGCTGAGATCGAGCGAGTTTGCCAGAACGCCATCAAGGCAACGCTCCTTGAAGGCAAGCGCGAACTCTCCGAACCCCTGCTTGACTACGCTATAACACTAGAGAAAACTCGTCGGGAGGTTGTGACTCGGGTAAGTCACAATTCAATCCCGGGGGAATAA
- the uvrB gene encoding excinuclease ABC subunit UvrB, with product MSRSPSTLGGVEDAAATFVHDLADAHAPMLWTPHRPARPAKSEGGRRFNLVSEFAPAGDQPQAIKDLVEGINEREHDQVLLGVTGSGKTFTMASIIAETQRPALILAPNKTLAAQLYSEFKSFFPDNAVEYFVSYYDYYQPEAYVPRTDTFIEKDSSRNEQIDRMRHSATRAILERDDVIVVASVSCIYGIGSVETYTAMTFGLEVGQRVDDRQLVADLVAQQYKRNDAAFERGTFRKRGDTIEIFPAHYEDRAWRIGLFGDEIESIQEFDPLTGKKTQDLAEVKIYANSHYVTPRPTLNQAITHIKEELRERLDWLVANGKLLEAQRLEQRTRFDIEMMETTGSCAGIENYSRYLTGRRPGEPPPTFFEYIPDNALLFADESHQTVPQIGAMYRGDYRRKFTLAEYGFRLPSAMDNRPLKFEEWEAMRPQTVHVSATPGPWEMDKAGGVFAEQVIRPTGLIDPPVEVRPVAKGGASQVDDVIAEARAAAARGYRTLVTVLTKKMAEDLTEFMHEQGLRVRYMHSDVDTLERIEIIRDLRLGAFDILVGINLLREGLDIPECGLVAILDADKEGFLRSETSLIQTIGRAARNVDGKVILYADTITGSMERSMAETLRRREKQQAWNLQNGITPESVKSRIKDILASPYEKDRVTIDAGVAEAAKPFMGSNFQATLRDLETRMREAAGNLEFEEAARLRDEVKRLKMMDLEFANDMLTAEGETADKAAPKRERAAARAEAQERFRKGKR from the coding sequence ATGTCCCGTTCCCCCAGTACCCTTGGCGGTGTAGAAGACGCAGCCGCGACGTTCGTCCATGACCTGGCCGACGCCCACGCCCCCATGCTCTGGACCCCGCACCGCCCGGCGCGGCCGGCCAAGTCCGAGGGCGGCCGGCGCTTCAACCTGGTCAGCGAGTTCGCCCCCGCCGGCGACCAGCCGCAGGCCATCAAGGACCTGGTCGAGGGCATCAACGAGCGTGAGCACGACCAGGTGCTGCTGGGCGTCACCGGCTCGGGCAAGACCTTCACCATGGCGTCGATCATCGCCGAGACCCAGCGTCCGGCCCTGATCCTGGCCCCGAACAAGACCCTGGCCGCCCAGCTCTACAGCGAGTTCAAGAGCTTCTTCCCGGACAACGCGGTCGAGTATTTCGTCAGCTACTACGACTACTACCAGCCGGAGGCCTACGTCCCGCGCACGGACACCTTCATCGAGAAGGACTCCAGCCGCAACGAACAGATCGACCGCATGCGCCACAGCGCCACCCGGGCGATCCTGGAGCGGGACGACGTCATCGTCGTCGCCTCGGTCAGCTGCATCTACGGCATCGGCTCGGTCGAGACCTACACGGCCATGACCTTCGGCCTGGAGGTCGGCCAGCGCGTCGACGACCGCCAGCTGGTCGCCGACCTGGTCGCCCAGCAGTACAAGCGCAACGACGCCGCCTTCGAGCGCGGGACCTTCCGCAAGCGCGGCGACACCATCGAGATCTTCCCCGCCCACTACGAGGACCGCGCCTGGCGCATCGGCCTGTTCGGCGACGAGATCGAGAGCATCCAGGAGTTCGACCCGCTCACCGGGAAGAAGACCCAGGACCTGGCCGAGGTGAAGATCTACGCCAACAGCCACTACGTCACGCCGCGCCCGACGCTGAACCAGGCCATCACCCACATCAAGGAAGAGCTCCGGGAGCGCCTCGACTGGCTGGTCGCCAACGGCAAGCTGCTGGAGGCCCAGCGGCTGGAGCAGCGCACCCGCTTCGACATCGAGATGATGGAGACCACCGGCAGCTGCGCCGGCATCGAGAACTACAGCCGCTACCTGACCGGCCGCCGGCCGGGCGAGCCGCCGCCGACCTTCTTCGAATACATCCCCGACAACGCCCTGCTGTTCGCGGACGAAAGCCACCAGACCGTCCCGCAGATCGGCGCCATGTACCGCGGCGACTACCGCCGCAAGTTCACCCTCGCCGAGTACGGCTTCCGCCTGCCCAGCGCCATGGACAACCGCCCGCTCAAGTTCGAGGAGTGGGAGGCCATGCGCCCGCAGACGGTGCACGTCAGCGCCACCCCCGGCCCCTGGGAGATGGACAAGGCCGGCGGCGTCTTCGCCGAGCAGGTCATCCGCCCGACCGGCCTGATCGACCCGCCGGTCGAGGTCCGCCCGGTCGCCAAGGGCGGCGCCAGCCAGGTCGACGACGTCATCGCCGAGGCCCGCGCCGCGGCCGCCCGCGGCTACCGCACCCTGGTCACCGTCCTCACCAAGAAGATGGCCGAGGACCTGACCGAATTCATGCACGAGCAGGGCCTGCGCGTGCGCTACATGCACAGCGACGTCGACACCCTGGAGCGGATCGAGATCATCCGCGACCTGCGCCTGGGCGCCTTCGACATCCTGGTCGGGATCAACCTCCTCCGCGAAGGCCTGGACATCCCCGAGTGCGGCCTGGTCGCCATCCTGGACGCGGACAAGGAGGGCTTCCTCCGCAGCGAAACCTCGCTGATCCAGACCATCGGCCGCGCCGCCCGGAACGTGGACGGCAAGGTCATCCTCTACGCGGACACGATCACCGGCAGCATGGAGCGGTCCATGGCCGAGACCCTGCGCCGCCGCGAGAAGCAGCAGGCCTGGAACCTCCAGAACGGCATCACGCCGGAGAGCGTGAAGAGCCGCATCAAGGACATCCTGGCCAGCCCCTACGAGAAGGACCGGGTCACCATCGACGCCGGCGTCGCCGAGGCGGCCAAGCCGTTCATGGGCTCCAACTTCCAGGCCACGCTCAGGGACCTGGAGACCCGCATGCGCGAGGCCGCCGGCAACCTGGAGTTCGAGGAAGCCGCCCGCCTGCGCGACGAGGTCAAGCGCCTGAAGATGATGGACCTGGAGTTCGCCAACGACATGCTGACGGCGGAAGGCGAGACGGCCGACAAGGCGGCGCCGAAGCGGGAGCGGGCCGCGGCCCGGGCCGAGGCGCAGGAGCGGTTCAGGAAGGGGAAGCGGTAG
- a CDS encoding VOC family protein: MRVIDLIPTLAAACAAGLLLTGADPARAMDKKETPPMRVADAYPLITTSALAATRDFHVRHLGATVVFEASWFVMLQLPAEDGGRPFTVAYMTPEHPSTPPGPEAFDGKGMILTLQVASADKAHTALKAGGAPIVYGPADEPWGQRRFMTRDPAGVLIDVVEQTQPQAGFWERYGVKAD; this comes from the coding sequence ATGCGCGTCATCGACCTGATACCGACCCTGGCCGCGGCCTGCGCCGCGGGATTGCTGCTGACCGGCGCCGACCCCGCCCGGGCCATGGACAAGAAGGAGACCCCGCCGATGCGCGTCGCCGACGCCTACCCCCTGATCACCACCTCGGCCCTGGCCGCGACCCGGGACTTCCACGTCCGCCATCTGGGCGCGACGGTGGTGTTCGAGGCGAGCTGGTTCGTGATGCTGCAGCTGCCGGCGGAGGACGGCGGGCGGCCGTTCACGGTGGCCTACATGACGCCGGAGCATCCCTCGACCCCGCCGGGGCCGGAGGCCTTCGACGGCAAGGGCATGATCCTGACGCTGCAGGTGGCCAGCGCCGACAAGGCGCATACGGCCCTCAAGGCGGGCGGGGCGCCGATCGTCTACGGCCCCGCCGACGAACCCTGGGGCCAGCGCCGCTTCATGACCCGCGACCCGGCGGGCGTGCTGATCGACGTGGTCGAACAGACCCAGCCGCAGGCGGGGTTCTGGGAGCGGTACGGGGTGAAGGCCGACTGA
- a CDS encoding magnesium and cobalt transport protein CorA, with protein sequence MIINCARYCSGRRQEEVDLHDDAAFDGERQGFVWIGLQEPDEALLRRAQSRFALHDLAVEDAHQAHQRPKVEIYGDSLFLVLRNAAWNGTCVDFGETHVFAGRGHVVTVRHGMSPPYVQVRERAERAEAGLVHGEGFVVYALLDFVVDCYAPVVQALEAEVDAVERAVFTHRGETADVQRAYDLRYELMQLRRTIAPLQEICGRLMRFDTPLFSEELRPYLRDVQDHVIQLVHDIDDLRELLSAALESNMLLASVEMTDTTKKLAAWAAILAVPTAVAGIYGMNFDVMPELRQPLGYPAVLLAIALACGLLYQRFRKARWL encoded by the coding sequence ATGATCATCAACTGCGCGCGCTACTGCTCCGGCCGGCGACAGGAGGAGGTCGACCTCCACGACGACGCGGCCTTCGACGGCGAACGCCAGGGCTTCGTCTGGATCGGGCTGCAGGAACCGGACGAGGCGCTGCTGCGCCGGGCGCAGTCGCGCTTCGCCCTGCACGACCTGGCCGTCGAGGACGCCCACCAGGCGCACCAGCGGCCCAAGGTCGAGATCTATGGCGACAGCCTGTTCCTGGTGCTGCGCAACGCCGCGTGGAACGGGACCTGCGTCGACTTCGGCGAGACCCATGTCTTCGCCGGCCGCGGCCATGTGGTCACCGTCCGCCACGGCATGTCGCCGCCCTACGTCCAGGTCCGCGAGCGGGCCGAGCGCGCCGAGGCCGGCCTGGTCCATGGCGAGGGCTTCGTGGTCTACGCCCTGCTCGACTTCGTGGTCGACTGCTACGCCCCGGTCGTGCAGGCGCTGGAGGCCGAGGTCGACGCGGTCGAGCGGGCCGTCTTCACCCACCGCGGCGAGACCGCCGACGTCCAGCGCGCCTACGACCTGCGCTACGAGCTGATGCAGCTGCGCCGGACCATCGCCCCGCTGCAGGAGATATGCGGCCGGCTGATGCGGTTCGACACGCCGCTGTTCAGCGAGGAGCTGCGGCCCTACCTGCGCGACGTCCAGGACCATGTGATCCAGCTGGTCCACGACATCGACGATCTGCGCGAGCTGCTGTCGGCGGCGCTGGAGTCGAACATGCTGCTGGCCTCGGTGGAGATGACCGACACCACCAAGAAGCTGGCCGCCTGGGCCGCCATCCTGGCGGTGCCGACGGCGGTGGCCGGCATCTACGGCATGAACTTCGACGTCATGCCCGAGCTGCGCCAGCCGCTGGGCTATCCGGCGGTCCTGCTGGCCATCGCCCTGGCCTGCGGCCTGCTCTACCAGCGCTTCCGCAAGGCCCGCTGGCTGTAG
- a CDS encoding nuclear transport factor 2 family protein, giving the protein MSIKDIADDFAALCKAGEFDAAGAKYWSADVVSIEAQEGDMQRAAGLDAVRGKGEWWAANHEIHGFETEGPFVNGDQFAMIFRMDVTQKASGQRVQMDEVATYTVKGGKIVEERFYY; this is encoded by the coding sequence ATGAGCATCAAGGACATCGCCGACGATTTCGCCGCCCTCTGCAAGGCGGGCGAGTTCGACGCGGCGGGCGCCAAATACTGGTCGGCCGACGTCGTCAGCATCGAGGCCCAGGAAGGCGACATGCAGCGCGCGGCCGGCCTCGACGCCGTCCGCGGCAAGGGCGAATGGTGGGCCGCCAATCACGAGATCCACGGCTTCGAGACCGAGGGCCCGTTCGTGAACGGCGACCAGTTCGCGATGATCTTCCGCATGGACGTGACCCAGAAAGCGTCCGGCCAGCGCGTCCAGATGGACGAGGTCGCGACCTACACCGTCAAGGGCGGCAAGATCGTCGAGGAACGGTTCTACTACTGA
- a CDS encoding MgtC/SapB family protein, translated as MFESLIHTALSLGAAFLLGGLIGFERQWRQRLAGLRTNTLVAIGAATFVVFAGLFPGEGSPTRVAAQIVSGIGFLGAGIIFKEGLNVRGLNTAATLWCSAAIGAMCGAGFYPHAVVAAGFVIAVNLLLRPLVQMIERQPLSSTELESRYDISIVCHGEVEAHIRALLLRDLGSSLHIQALESVNIEDSNRVEVEASVRADDRQDRLLEQIVGRLSLEPLVTSAKWRFVTGEQNVG; from the coding sequence ATGTTTGAGAGCCTCATTCATACAGCGTTGAGCCTGGGCGCGGCCTTTCTGCTGGGCGGCCTGATCGGATTCGAACGCCAGTGGCGCCAGCGTCTGGCCGGCCTGCGCACCAACACGCTCGTCGCGATCGGAGCGGCGACCTTCGTGGTCTTCGCGGGTCTCTTCCCAGGCGAAGGCAGTCCGACCCGGGTCGCGGCCCAGATCGTCTCCGGGATCGGCTTCCTCGGCGCCGGGATCATCTTCAAGGAAGGGCTGAACGTCCGAGGCCTCAACACCGCCGCGACCCTCTGGTGCTCGGCGGCGATCGGGGCGATGTGCGGCGCAGGCTTCTATCCGCACGCCGTCGTCGCGGCGGGCTTCGTTATCGCGGTCAACCTGCTGCTGCGGCCGCTGGTGCAGATGATCGAGCGCCAGCCGCTGAGCAGCACCGAACTGGAGAGCCGCTACGACATCAGCATCGTCTGCCACGGCGAGGTGGAGGCCCATATCCGCGCATTGCTGCTGCGGGATCTGGGGTCGTCCCTGCACATCCAGGCGCTGGAAAGCGTCAACATAGAGGACAGCAACCGCGTCGAGGTCGAGGCCTCGGTGCGCGCCGACGACCGCCAGGATCGCCTGCTGGAGCAGATCGTCGGCCGGCTCAGCCTGGAGCCGCTGGTCACCTCGGCCAAATGGCGGTTCGTGACCGGCGAGCAGAACGTCGGCTAG
- a CDS encoding AAA-associated domain-containing protein: protein MTLIEERRLVEVRNVRHHYGKAGGDLLVLDDVDLTLFDNEIVGLLGRSGSGKSTLLRSIAGLIAPTSGEIAFPRGPDEPATTVSMVFQSFALFPWLTVQQNVEVGLEAKRVAPAERRRRALAAIDLIGLDGFENAYPKELSGGMRQRVGLARALVVDPSILLMDEPFSALDVLTAETLRTDLLDLWSEGRMPIKSILMVTHNIEEAVLMCDRILVFSSNPGRVTAEIKVELPQPRDRQDPAFRALVEDIYVRMTTRATPDQPREGLFPGTGVGMVLPRVSTNTLAGLMEAVAAAPYDGEADLPQLAGELRYEADELFPIAEVLQLLRFAELEGGDLRLLPAARRYVEATVDQRKQLFAQHLLSYVPLAGRVRRVLDDRPTHQAPARRFRDELEDYMSEDYAEQTLRAVIQWGRYGELFAYDEGADLFSLDNPA, encoded by the coding sequence ATGACCCTCATCGAAGAACGCCGCCTCGTGGAAGTGAGGAACGTCCGCCATCACTACGGCAAGGCGGGCGGCGACCTCCTCGTCCTCGACGACGTCGACCTGACCCTGTTCGACAACGAGATCGTCGGCCTGCTCGGCCGCTCCGGCTCGGGCAAGTCGACCCTGCTGCGCTCCATCGCCGGTCTGATCGCGCCCACCTCCGGCGAGATCGCCTTCCCGCGCGGGCCAGACGAACCGGCGACCACGGTCAGCATGGTCTTCCAGAGCTTCGCGCTCTTTCCCTGGCTGACGGTGCAGCAGAACGTCGAGGTCGGCCTGGAGGCCAAGCGGGTCGCGCCGGCCGAGCGCCGCAGGCGCGCCCTGGCGGCCATCGACCTGATCGGCCTGGACGGCTTCGAGAACGCCTATCCGAAGGAACTGTCCGGCGGCATGCGCCAGCGCGTGGGTCTGGCCCGCGCCCTCGTCGTCGATCCCTCGATACTGCTGATGGACGAGCCGTTCTCCGCCTTGGACGTGCTGACCGCCGAGACCCTGCGCACCGACCTGCTCGACCTGTGGTCGGAGGGCCGCATGCCGATCAAGTCGATCCTGATGGTCACGCACAACATCGAGGAGGCGGTGCTGATGTGCGACCGCATTCTGGTGTTCTCGTCCAACCCGGGCCGGGTCACGGCCGAGATCAAGGTGGAGCTGCCGCAGCCACGTGATCGCCAGGATCCGGCGTTCCGCGCCCTGGTCGAGGACATCTACGTCCGCATGACGACCCGGGCGACGCCGGACCAGCCTCGCGAAGGCCTGTTCCCAGGGACGGGCGTCGGCATGGTGCTGCCGCGCGTGTCGACCAACACCCTGGCCGGTCTGATGGAGGCCGTGGCCGCCGCCCCGTACGACGGCGAGGCCGATCTGCCCCAGCTCGCCGGCGAACTGCGGTACGAGGCCGACGAGCTCTTCCCGATCGCCGAGGTTCTGCAGCTGCTGCGCTTCGCCGAACTGGAGGGCGGCGACCTGCGGCTGCTGCCCGCGGCGCGTCGCTATGTCGAGGCGACGGTGGATCAGCGGAAGCAGCTCTTCGCCCAGCACCTGCTGTCCTATGTGCCGCTCGCGGGGCGTGTCCGGCGCGTGCTCGACGACCGACCGACCCATCAGGCTCCGGCTCGCCGTTTCCGCGACGAACTGGAGGACTACATGTCCGAGGACTATGCCGAGCAGACCCTGAGGGCGGTCATCCAGTGGGGCCGCTACGGCGAGCTCTTCGCCTACGACGAAGGGGCCGACCTGTTCAGCCTCGACAACCCCGCGTGA
- a CDS encoding ABC transporter permease has product MVFLSGDHRSARPFARFLRIGIAPSWADLIAFLLLAAAAILIVRGAEDMSQSLAALKQAPVTLDAARLPEYALRTTMRMFLALGASLIFTFTVATLAAKSRKAELIIVPALDILQSVPVLGFLTFTVTFFMGLFPGRQLGVECAAIFAIFTSQAWNMAFSFYQSLRTIPNDLDEVSRQFGFSPWRRFVRLELPFATPSLVWNVMMSMSGGWFFVVASEAITVGDTTVTLPGIGSWLSLAIAQENMKAVAIGVGAMAVVIVLYDQFVFRPIVAWADKFRFEQTASQSRPGSWLYDLVRRTRWARIVVAPLSWPAKAMSLIDWPAARLPKARLAPAASRALDGLWIAVVAVAGLGATWLLWSFVSASLTRDDALTAFGLGLATLVRVVVLIALATLIWVPIGVWIGLRPAWAERLQPIAQFLAAFPANVLFPFAVAAIVGLNLNPNIWLSPLMVLGTQWYILFNVIAGASAIPSDLREAANIFGVRGWQWWRQVGLPGIFPYYVTGALTASGGSWNASIVAEAVSWGGKRLEAAGLGSFIANATAAGDYARVALGVAVMSIFVIAFNRALWRPLYRFAERRLRLD; this is encoded by the coding sequence ATGGTGTTCCTCTCCGGAGACCATAGGTCCGCGCGTCCGTTCGCGCGGTTCCTGCGCATCGGAATCGCCCCGTCCTGGGCGGACCTGATCGCGTTCCTGCTGCTCGCCGCCGCCGCGATCCTGATCGTGCGCGGCGCCGAGGACATGAGCCAATCCCTGGCGGCGCTGAAGCAGGCCCCAGTGACGCTCGACGCCGCCCGCCTGCCGGAGTACGCGCTTCGCACGACGATGCGCATGTTCCTGGCGCTCGGCGCGTCGCTGATCTTCACCTTCACGGTGGCGACGCTCGCCGCCAAGAGCCGCAAGGCCGAACTGATCATCGTACCGGCGCTGGACATCCTGCAGTCGGTGCCGGTGCTCGGCTTCCTGACCTTCACCGTCACCTTCTTCATGGGACTGTTTCCCGGTCGCCAGCTGGGGGTCGAGTGCGCGGCGATCTTCGCGATCTTCACCAGTCAGGCCTGGAACATGGCCTTCAGCTTCTACCAGTCGCTGCGGACGATCCCGAACGACCTGGACGAAGTCAGCCGCCAGTTCGGCTTCTCGCCCTGGCGGCGCTTCGTTCGGCTGGAGCTGCCCTTCGCCACGCCGAGCCTGGTCTGGAACGTCATGATGTCGATGTCCGGCGGCTGGTTCTTCGTCGTGGCCTCGGAAGCCATCACCGTCGGCGACACCACCGTCACCCTGCCGGGAATCGGCTCCTGGCTCTCGCTGGCGATCGCCCAGGAGAACATGAAGGCGGTGGCGATCGGCGTCGGGGCCATGGCCGTGGTGATCGTGCTCTACGACCAGTTCGTCTTCCGGCCGATCGTCGCCTGGGCCGACAAGTTCCGCTTCGAGCAGACGGCGTCGCAGAGCCGGCCGGGCTCATGGCTCTACGACCTCGTCCGCCGCACGCGCTGGGCGCGCATCGTCGTGGCGCCGCTCAGCTGGCCCGCCAAGGCCATGTCGCTCATCGACTGGCCGGCCGCGCGCCTGCCCAAGGCGCGCCTGGCGCCGGCCGCGAGCCGCGCCTTGGACGGCCTCTGGATCGCCGTGGTGGCGGTCGCCGGCCTGGGCGCGACCTGGCTTCTGTGGTCGTTCGTCAGCGCCAGCCTCACCCGGGACGACGCCCTGACCGCCTTCGGCCTCGGCCTGGCCACCCTGGTCCGGGTGGTCGTCCTGATCGCCCTGGCGACGCTGATCTGGGTTCCGATCGGGGTCTGGATCGGCCTGCGGCCGGCCTGGGCGGAAAGGCTGCAGCCGATCGCCCAGTTCCTGGCGGCGTTCCCGGCCAACGTCCTCTTCCCGTTCGCGGTCGCAGCGATCGTCGGCCTCAACCTGAACCCCAACATCTGGCTCTCGCCGCTGATGGTGCTGGGGACCCAGTGGTACATCCTGTTCAACGTCATCGCCGGGGCCAGCGCCATCCCGAGCGACCTGAGGGAGGCCGCGAACATCTTCGGCGTGCGCGGCTGGCAATGGTGGCGCCAGGTCGGGTTGCCGGGGATCTTCCCCTACTACGTCACCGGCGCGCTGACCGCCTCCGGAGGCTCGTGGAACGCCAGCATCGTCGCCGAAGCGGTGAGCTGGGGCGGCAAGCGTCTCGAGGCCGCGGGCCTCGGCTCCTTCATCGCCAACGCGACCGCCGCCGGCGACTACGCCCGCGTCGCCCTGGGCGTGGCGGTCATGTCCATCTTCGTCATCGCCTTCAACCGCGCCCTGTGGCGGCCGCTGTACCGGTTCGCCGAGCGCCGCCTTCGCCTCGACTAA